In the genome of Arabidopsis thaliana chromosome 4, partial sequence, the window CGAGATCAGAGCTGGATCGAGCTTACTTGTTACTCAATTTAAAGCATAAACCGGAGAGATCAATGTCATTTATTGACCGGTTTGAGTTAAccgatgatgaggaagaattAGACTCGGTTAAGGACCGAGCAAGAATGTCAACTCTATTACTATACAGATTGATCCAGAAAGGCTACTCAGTCGTCACAAGTAACATCGCAGCCGTGGAGAAGCAACGAAAAGCCATCGCCGCCGCAGTAGCGACTGAATCTCATCGGAGTAATATCATCGAAACGCCGATTAGAGCGGTCGCGGTTGCTGTGAACAGTAATAACAATACGAATGTGGTGAAAGGAGTGTTTTGTAGAGATTTGACGGTGGTTGGGAGTTTGATTGCGCGGACCGGGTTTAACCAACCGATTCCGGTTAAATACGAAGCGCTTAGTTGCTGAATTTGATTGACCGTGTGAAGGTGTTTCTCTGCGTTttgtacaaaagaaaagacagatcatcatcatcactattcGCATTGGATGAAATTATGGATATTAAGAATATATTGTCTGCCCGAGAATTTTGGAGCTTTCtctcttgtttgtttcttctttattcttcaCTATGCCTAAACgacaaaacccaaaataaaaagtgaaccataatattatgaaatatttacatcACTATTCACATttgtgaaatatttatatcaaataataagCGGTGTAATCATTCgaaaattttgtatttctaaTAGTTTCTGTTAGTTAAAAAGCAAGTATTGTTTCTCAAGTAAAAGTTTTACTGTCTATAATATGGTTTCACATGATCTTTGCAGatatgaaataaagaaatgtgTAGATGTAATGTTGTTTTCCTTATGAAAATATCCTTAAAGTTAATCTTTTTGGTTACAAGTGGAATACTTTATGAAGGAATGCAAATTATAAAATACTGTTGAGAAGTGAGACTGGTGAGGAAATTGTAGAGATCACAACATGTTTGATTGATTGTCTCCTCTTTTTGCTCCTatgaattgttttaaaaatcattttgataACTAAGAAATTCTGTATTGAGGTCTATACATCTTTTTAAGATTGGATCAATATAGAATAATTATATGTAGCAACAGCATTCACTCGATCATGTGAATTTGTAGATGACTACAAAATACATTTTCAGTCGAGGTATCAACTTCTATTAGAGAAAAGTCAATTGAGAAAAGAACTACTTACAATTTGATCATTTGTTATATAAGCTATCAATCACTCAACaaactaattataaaatcgactataataaaattattattaaattatattgattttCCTTAGCAGAAAATACTAATCTTTCAATTAGtctaaaaatttgttttaacatttatGTTATTGCCAAATGAACGCCATGACAAACAAACGGGTCTCCTTACAAACATACATAgctaaattacaaaaatattaaatttggttaataatttttttttgtgtcaattaaaattttgttttaaaaatttgtaagtAAAACCATTTGCTATAACAAGAATTTATAGCTTGATTCTGGTGGGTTGTGTTATCATCATACTATTTCACGTACTATTTCATCTTGTCGACTGGAAAATAATCGTTAGCCGGGATCTACATGATTCAAGATATTAAGAAATAGCCAATTGAAAACGCAGTCATCTCAAGACCCACTAATTTTTGATGGTTAGGAGAAAAGtttaaagatgtttttttgttgtaaattaATGATTGTGTAACTAATAAATTTTCAGACAACAGGTTACAtcagaaattaaattatgagAAGGAAAGGTTAAAAAATTCTAAGGAAAGAATTGACAGAAGTCCAATCAAATGCACATAAAACGAAGAAACTAGCAAAGGACAAAAGTTTCTTCACTTTGGACATGACATATCGAAAGGTACGTgaatgtataatatatagtttattacgataataataatactgcTGCCCATAACGTTGATTCACTTTCTCattggttagtgtttttgtcttctcttcttcactttgaTAACGCGGTTAAACCTTTATTTTGTGTAATGTCTTTGCATGCCACAAATCAGACAGCACATTGGTAAATGAGGGTTTGTCGATTTTACCAAGGTAAAAAGTATAGAAAGAACAGTAGGCTAGGCATGTTCAATCAGTTTAGCTTAAATCAGGTGGGACtaaaatgaaagcaaaattCTAAATCGAGTTCGTTCGGTTATGCAGCTGTCGACCTTTCACCAACAATAAATTCATCAtgcaaatcatcaaaaaccaCGATCGGCTTcgagaatgaagaagaaagcgaTCAAAAATGTATTTGGAGATCAAAAACATCACCTAATAGATCGAAAGGGCTCGACGGTGGAGCCAATAAAGCCAGCCGTTGAGAAGACAAAGGGATTTAGAAGTATATAGTTCATACACAAATCATGCCTACCGCACTTACGTTGGGTTAGGTTAGCATCAAAGCTCTTActgtttaattatatacatgaTCAAATATTACTTCAAGAAAATCGATggataattttgaatttaaaatagtttgatgattattCAGATTGAAAATTGTCTCGTGCGTATGTCACTTGGTCGCTTGTGTTATTGGTAGTTCCaaccaaatatttatgtatagCACAATCGATGTCTTAAGTTTTCTATATGTTTTCGAAGCTCATCAACCATGACCCCGTCAAGCGACTAGTCTATTATACTATTGTAGAGGATTATTCGTCGataaaagttaagaaaaaccTAGCCTCTTTATGATGAAAAGAAATCGAAAAGCTCAATCATGTGACTGCGTTTTGCGCTACGGgagtatatatagagattttgatattgttataTCACTGTTGCGGTGCGGTTTTAGATGCAGTATATATCACCATTCATGGCTTTAGTTTCTcgatatttgtattttaagttatatttactaacgaaaaagaaaacaattaatttaagAATATGAGTCAAACGTGCAATTGAGATTTTCTAATTCATTCACAAATTCATCATATCATTTactatattttagatttttcttaacagaaattttataacaaaaccaTATTAAATGTAACGTAAATAATTGAGTCATTTTGAAACGTAACGTATTATTATATTCTCGAAGTCATTTTGTGAGAAGACTATACGCTATGACGCTCGCTCATGGTCAAAGTTGGGTTTTGCTTCCGATATTGGGTCGAACCGAATATAACCAAACCAATTACAATCTTAGTATGGCTCAATTTGAGTAAAACCAaaccagttttgtttttctacaAATGGTGGTGGAATATTGTGATGGTGCCACGTGGATTTGGTTAGCCCGCCATACCGCTTCAtcttaaaaaattagaaaatcaaaagttttcattttttcaatttcccCCGCTTCCTTCAAATCTTCCCCGAGACGCTCTCTAAATcccaattttattaatttgttcgtcttcttcttcttctgattcaaAGTCAATTACAGTTAAAATCtgggtttttcttttgatttcaaatcCAAGTATCGATCTTCGATTCCTCCACCctaataaaaccctaatttttcaaaaaaaaaaatgcaatcGGATTCGGGTTTGCCTCCCAAGACGTATTCGGGTGTCAAATTCGCTCTCGTTGGATTCAATCCCATCCATGGAAACTCGGTATGtcatctctctctcgctctctatTTTCAATCGTAGATTCAGATTTCCGTAACGGTTTCTGATTTTGCAATAACAGTTACGGTCGAAGCTAGtgagtggtggtggtgttgaTGTTGGCCAATTCACTCAGTCATGTACTCACCTCATCGTAGATAAGCTTCTCTATGtacgtctctctctcttattatCTGATTTCGTCTCTCGTTGAAAAAAtcttactttttgttttcttcaacaaacatAGGATGATCCGATTTGCGTTGCTGCTCGAAACAGCGGGAAGGTAGTTGTCACCGGGTCATGGGTTGATCACAGCTTCGACATTGGAATGCTTGACAATGCAAATTCGGTTAGTCATAaccaatattttaaaatggttttatatgtaatgttttgttgattgcTTAATTTTGGTATTCACAGATATTGTATAGGCCTCTTAGAGATTTGAATGGGATTCCAGGGTCCAAAGCCTTAGTTGTGTGCTTGACTGGCTACCAAGGTCATGATAGAGAAGATATTATGGTTggtgtgttttttgttttttgtcttcttcttgttgttgttgtgtttggGAGTTAAACTTGTTTCTTCCGTTTTATACAGAGAATGGTTGAGTTGATGGGTGGGCAGTTCTCCAAGCCGTTGGTTGCTAACAGAGTGACCCATCTTATATGCTACAAGTTTGAGGGTGTGGTGTCTCTACTTTGGTTCAACTTTCCTTTAGCTTAGTGTTTTTCGGGGAGTTTACATTCTGTCGAGTCTTTCTTTCTGCGCAGGAGAAAAGTATGAGCTAGCCAAGCGGATTAAGAGGATTAAACTTGTGAACCACCGTTGGTTAGAGGACTGGTAAGAGGCatacaagagtttttttgttttttttcgttttcgtTTTGTGGATGTGaatatcttttctttctttctttctttgcagCTTAAAGAATTGGAAGCTCCTACCTGAGGTTGATTACGAGATAAGGTAAAAGTGCAACTCCATCTCTTGTATTAGTGGACGCCTGGAATTGCTATTCTTTAGAATTGGTATAGTCTCTTATTGAGAGATGAATTTATGTCTTGCTAAAGAAATTGGTTTCTAGATTTCGTGCTCATTTCAGCCTGATTAATAATGTTACTGTTCGGCATATTACACTTTCACTACAAGCTagtcattttctcttttctcagTGGCTATGAGTTGGACATAATGGAGGCTTCAGCTAGGGATTCTGAGGACGAAGCAGAAGATGCCTCTGTCAAGCCTGCAAATACCAGTCCTCTTGGTCTTAGGGTTGGTGCCGTGCCTGCAGTTGAAATCTCTAAGCCGGGAGGAAAAGATTTCCCTCTTGAGGAAGGGTCATCATTATGTAATACGTCCAAAGATAATTGGTTAACTCCTAAAAGGACGGACAGACCTTTTGAAGCAATGGTCTCTACTGATCTAGGTGTTGCTCAGCAGCATAATTACGTGTCCCCCATTAGGGTTGCAAACAAGACTCCTGAGCAAGGGATGAGCAAAATGGAGACTGATGGCTCGACGTCTATTAACAGGAGTATCAGAAGGCATTCTTCTCTAGCCACTTATTCAAGGAAAACACTTCAGAGATCGCCAGAGACTGATACTTTGGGAAAAGAGTCAAGTGGCCAAAACCGTTCCTTGAGAATGGATGACAAGGGCCTAAAAGCTTCGTCTGCCTTTAATACCTCTGCATCAAAATCTGGTTCTTCCATGGAAAGAACGTCACTCTTTCGAGATCTTGGCAAGATTGATATGTTGCATGGCGAGGAGTTCCCTCCGATGATGCCTCAGGCAAAATTTACAGATGGATCTGTCAGTAGGAAAGATTCACTGAGAGTACACCACAACAGTGAGGCAAGTATTCCACCACCGTCTAGTTTGTTATTGCAGGAACTAAGACCAAGTTCGCCTAACGACAACCTTAGGCCTGTGATGAGCATTAGTGACCCAACTGAAAGTGAGGAAGCTGGCCATAAATCACCCACGAGTGAGTTAAACACTAAACTGTTGAGCTCTAATGTGGTACCCATGGTCGATGCTCTTTCAACTGCGGAGAATATCATTTCAAATTGTGCGTGGGATGAAATACCGGAGAAATCATTGACTGAGAGAATGACAGAAAATGTCTTATTGCAGGAACAAAGATCAGGCTCACCTAAGCAAAACCTTAGTGTTGTGCCAAACCTCAGGGAAGCTGCACATGAGTTGGATCTGAGTGATTCAGCAGCTAGGTTGTTCAATTCAGGTGTTGTTCCCATGGAAGCTGATATCAGAACTCCAGAAAATTCTACTATGAAGGGTGCATTGGATGAAGTACCTGAAAGATCTGTAACTGACCCTGTGATGAGGAGATCTAGCACCTCTCCTGGATCGGGTTTAATCAGAATGAAAGACAAGCAAGAAACAGAGCTGACCACGAAGAAAACAGCTCCAAAAAAGAGCCTAGGCACCAGAGGCAGGAAGAAGAACCCCATTAACCAAAAGGGATCAATATACTTGAGCGAACCTTCCCCAACGGACGAGCGCAATGTTTGTCtaaacaaaggaaaagtttCAGCGCCAGTAACAGGTAATAGCAATCAAAAAGAGATATCAAGCCCTGTCCTAAATACTGAGGTTGTACAAGACATGGCAAAACATATTGACACAGAGACTGAAGCCCTCCAGGGAATTGACTCTGTAGATAATAAATCTTTAGCCCCAGAAGAGAAAGACCATCTTGTGTTGGATCTGATGGTGAACCAAGATAAGCTGCAGGCTAAGACCCCAGAGGCAGCTGATGCAGAGGTGGAAATTACGGTGCTAGAACGGGAGCTTAATGATGTTCCAACTGAAGATCCAAGTGATGGTGCATTACAATCCGAGGTTGATAAGAATACAAGTAAACGCAAAAGGGAGGCTGGTGTAGGTAAAAATAGCCTTCAAAGAGGGAAGAAAGGAAGTTCTTTTACAGCCAAAGTAGGAAAATCCAGAGTCAAGAAGACCAAAAtatctagaaaagaaaatgatatcaaaGCAAATGGTACTCTGATGAAAGATGGAGGGGATAACTCTGCGGATGGGAAGGAGAACTTAGCATTGGAACATGAAAATGGGAAGGTCAGTTCTGGTGGAGACCAAAGCCTTGTTGCGGGGGAAACATTAACAAGAAAGGAAGCTGCCACTAAAGATCCAAGCTATGCTGCAGCGCAATTAGAGGTTGATACAAAGAAAGGTAAACGCAGAAAGCAGGCCACTGTAGAAGAAAATAGGCTTCAAACACCTAGTGTCAAAAAGGCGAAAGTTTCTAAAAAAGAAGATGGCGCCAAAGCAAACAATACTGTGAAGAAAGATATATGGATTCACTCTGCAGAAGTGAAGGAGAATGTAGCAGTAGATGAAAATTGTGGAGATGTCAGTTCTGATGGAGCTCAAAGCCTGGTTGTGGAGAAATCTTTAGCTAAAAAGGAGGCTGCAGCTAAGGATCCAAGTAATGCTGCAATGCAATTagagtttgatgataataaatGTAAACACGGAAAGGAGGGTATTGTAGAAAGAAGTAGCCTTCAAAGTGGAAAGAAAGGAAGTTCTTCTAGAGTTGAAGTAGGGAAATCAAGTGTCAAGAAGActaaaaaatctgaaaaaggAAGTGGCACCGAAGCAACCGACACTGTGATGAAAGATGTAGGGGATAATTCTgcaaaagagaaggagaacaTTGCAGTGGATAATGAATCTAGAAAGGTGGGATCTGGTGGAGACCAAAGCCCGGTAGCAAGAAAGAAAGTTGCAAAGTCAGCTAAAACAGGTACAAAGGCGGAGAAAGAGTCTAAGCAGCTCAGGGTTAATCCTTTGGCTAGTAGAAAAGTCTTCCAGGACCAAGAACATGAGCCgaaattttttattgtcaGTGGTCCTAGGTCCCAGAGAAACGAATACCAGCAGATCATTAGGCgtttaaaaggaaaatgttGCCGGGATTCTCATCAGTGGTCTTATCAAGCAACACATTTCATTGCTCCTGAAATCCGTAGGACCGAAAAGTTTTTCGCTGCTGCTGCATCTGGAAGGTACAATAACTTACTTCAATCAACATCCTCTGTATTGTGTAGAACACCAAACTAAGCCCTGATTTTCAAACAATTTGCTAGTGGTGAGCTTCTGCTTTGATGAAAACTGTTATCTTTTCATCTCTGACTCATCAGTTTCCGTAATGCAGTTGGATTCTGAAGACTGACTATGTGGCTGATTCAAAGGAAGCTGGGAAACTATTACAAGAGGAGCCTTATGAATGGCACAGTTCTGGTCTTAGTGCTGATGGTGCGATAAACCTCGAGTCCCCAAAGAAATGGCGGCTCGTCAGGGAGAAAACAGGACACGGTGCTTTATATGGACTGCGCATTGTTGTATACGGTGACTGCACCATCCCTTGTTTGgtaagaaatatatttctcACATCTCTGCCAATTTTCTTAGTTCTTGATTTCATTGGCAGAGTGAATTCGTCTCAGTACAATAAACACTAGAATGATTCTTCACGTGTCGCACATCCTTGtcattttttcttggtttttgatgtctatatttattcttttctcCCTACTCAGGATACACTAAAGCGAGCTGTGAAAGCTGGGGATGGTACGATACTTGCAACGGCGCCTCCTTACACGCGTTTCTTGAATCAAAACACGGATTTCGCGTTGATAAGCCCCGGGATGCCGCGGGATGACGTCTGGATCCAAGAGTTTATACGCCACGAAATCCCGTGTGTCCTCTCCGATTACCTGGTGGAGTACGTTTGTAAACCCGGATACGCACTTGACAAGCATGTGCTCTACAACACGAACTCATGGGCAGAAAAGTCGTTTAACAAGATGCAGCTTAGAGCAGATTTGTGTGTGTACCATTAACTTAAAGTAGATGAataaatttccaaaattttcatataaaccAGTTtatgcaaataaaaaacaagaagaagtgACTTATTGTGGAAACTCTCTACAAAAAATCTTTGGCCTTTGGgagataaatataataaccAAAGAGtatttcattaattattatgatttcGAAACCGAAGTAAAACAAGCATCACATTgtcttaatttatttgtgCTATTTGTGAGAATTTCTCTTAAAAGTTTTGGTAAGATTTGAGTAGAATTTAAAACTACGTATATAATCGTTTTCGAATCAAGTAATTGTAAATATAGTTATTTAGGATTGATTATCAAAATTTactaattagaaaataatcatTCATTAATTGCTTTGAGTTTTAAGGGTGTGTTTatgcaatatttttaaatactaattaataaCATCGAGATTTTAGTAAAGATTTAAtgtaatatttgaattttggaaGAATGATTGGTTGATTGTCCTAATAtcttatttgattaaattgtATGTTTGATAAAGGAATTGGGAATTAAGACACGTGGGAGCTTACTAGTGGTAGAATATAATTGATCCTCGGAAGGAAGTCAGCCCTTTCCTTTCCCGATGAAAGCCAGAGTTTTGGTGTCCCTTGGTAGTTTCCAATCAGACATTAACACAAACAGTTGGTTTGGTAATTGGAAGAGATGAAGTACGTATTGGTGACTGGAGGAGTGGTGAGTGGGCTTGGCAAAGGCGTTACGGCGAGTAGTATCGGCGTGGTGCTTAAAGCTTGTGGCCTTGGAGTTACCTCCATTAAAATTGGTTTGGAATTTCTCATTTCCATTTCACGTTTgagcctttttttttgtgttgatgttccaaattttttgttatgcAGATCCATATCTGAACACTGATGCTGGTACAATGTCCCCTTTTGAGCATGGAGAGGTTTTTGTACTCGATGATGGTGGAGaggttttcttgttttcatttgctttctttGCATTGCTCATTGATAGATGCTTGTTGCTAAAGAATTATGCTGTTTTGTGAAGGTTGATCTTGATTTGGGAAACTACGAAAGATTTCTCGATGTGACACTAACCAAAGACAACAACATAACCACTGGGAAGATATATCAGGTACTTACTGAGATTTGTTAACGTTCGCCGGCTATGTATGTATGTAGTGACTAGTGAGATAGAGTAACTCGTTTTCCACTTTTACCAGTCTGTTCTTGACAAGGAACGGAAAGGCGACTACCTTGGGAAGACTGTTCAGGTTGTTCCACACATTACTGATGCAATCAAGGATTGGATTGAGTCAGTCTCTCTGATTCCTGTGGATGGAAAGGAAGGCCAAGCTGATGTTTGTGTTATTGAGTTGGGAGGGACTGTTGGTAAGAGCAGCTTTTGACCCATTTTCTGCTTTCTCGTTTCCACTTCATTACCCTTTTTTTCTGCTAAATCATAGGTGACATCGAGTCAATGCCTTTTATCGAGGCCTTGAGACAATTGTCATTCTCTGTTGGTAATgaatcctcctcctcctcctcctcctcctcctcctcctcctctgctTTCTTTCAGTAATTATGATGTATGTTGCTTCATATTTCCCTTCCTAGGACCGGATAATTTCTGCCTGATTCACGTGAGCTTGATTCCCGTTCTTGGTGTTGTTGGGGAGCAGGTACACACTATTTTCTTACCCTTTCAAAATGTATGGTAAACTTTAATATCCTCGGCTTTATGCAGAAAACAAAGCCAACCCAACACACTGTCCGAGAACTAAGAGCTTTGGGATTGACTCCTCACTTTTTGGCATGTCGCTCTGCTCAGGTATCGCGAGATCACTTGTAATTTTCATACCTTTGACAAgtcttagtttttttctttctttctctgcagCCACTGCTGGAAAGTACCAAGGCTAAATTGTCTCAGTTCTGTCATGTGGCGGTATAACTTTTATGTGAAGCCTACGTTATATATTTACTCAACGATTATATCACTTGATGACTTGTTACAGGCAGCTAATATTCTCAATATCCATGATGTTCCAAACATTTGGCATGTTCCTCTCCTACTCCGTGTAAGTTGGATGCTTTTTTTTGGCTCTTCCAAGATAAAGGAAATAGAATCATGTATGCTCTTGGCTTGCTGCAGAATCAAAACGCTCATCACTCGATTCTCAAACAACTGAATCTAACTAAGTTAGTCTCATTTCTTATATGGTCTTCATAAGTTAGCCGATATCACTTTCAGTGTAACACCAAGTTCAATAAACTCATCTCTTTCAGCGTTGCGACAGCACCTGATCTGGATAGCTGGAATAAGATGGCTGAAACTTTTGATAACTTGACAAATCATGTGAGTATTTACACTGacacattttcttttacaagccttgacttttcttatttctgtTATGCACAGGTCCAAATTGCTATGGTTGGAAAGTACATTGGTCTAACGGATTCTTATCTCTCGGTTGTGAAGGTAAACTTGGAAAGTGAATTTATAGACTTTGGTCTTCTACCAATCGCATTTGGTTTCCATCACAGGCCCTTCTTCATGCCTGCATTGCATGTTCA includes:
- a CDS encoding transcription coactivator (transcription coactivators; FUNCTIONS IN: transcription coactivator activity; INVOLVED IN: biological_process unknown; LOCATED IN: intracellular; CONTAINS InterPro DOMAIN/s: BRCT (InterPro:IPR001357); BEST Arabidopsis thaliana protein match is: zinc finger (C3HC4-type RING finger) family protein / BRCT domain-containing protein (TAIR:AT1G67180.1); Has 6090 Blast hits to 4661 proteins in 497 species: Archae - 12; Bacteria - 945; Metazoa - 2581; Fungi - 684; Plants - 424; Viruses - 13; Other Eukaryotes - 1431 (source: NCBI BLink).), producing the protein MQSDSGLPPKTYSGVKFALVGFNPIHGNSLRSKLVSGGGVDVGQFTQSCTHLIVDKLLYDDPICVAARNSGKVVVTGSWVDHSFDIGMLDNANSILYRPLRDLNGIPGSKALVVCLTGYQGHDREDIMRMVELMGGQFSKPLVANRVTHLICYKFEGEKYELAKRIKRIKLVNHRWLEDCLKNWKLLPEVDYEISGYELDIMEASARDSEDEAEDASVKPANTSPLGLRVGAVPAVEISKPGGKDFPLEEGSSLCNTSKDNWLTPKRTDRPFEAMVSTDLGVAQQHNYVSPIRVANKTPEQGMSKMETDGSTSINRSIRRHSSLATYSRKTLQRSPETDTLGKESSGQNRSLRMDDKGLKASSAFNTSASKSGSSMERTSLFRDLGKIDMLHGEEFPPMMPQAKFTDGSVSRKDSLRVHHNSEASIPPPSSLLLQELRPSSPNDNLRPVMSISDPTESEEAGHKSPTSELNTKLLSSNVVPMVDALSTAENIISNCAWDEIPEKSLTERMTENVLLQEQRSGSPKQNLSVVPNLREAAHELDLSDSAARLFNSGVVPMEADIRTPENSTMKGALDEVPERSVTDPVMRRSSTSPGSGLIRMKDKQETELTTKKTAPKKSLGTRGRKKNPINQKGSIYLSEPSPTDERNVCLNKGKVSAPVTGNSNQKEISSPVLNTEVVQDMAKHIDTETEALQGIDSVDNKSLAPEEKDHLVLDLMVNQDKLQAKTPEAADAEVEITVLERELNDVPTEDPSDGALQSEVDKNTSKRKREAGVGKNSLQRGKKGSSFTAKVGKSRVKKTKISRKENDIKANGTLMKDGGDNSADGKENLALEHENGKVSSGGDQSLVAGETLTRKEAATKDPSYAAAQLEVDTKKGKRRKQATVEENRLQTPSVKKAKVSKKEDGAKANNTVKKDIWIHSAEVKENVAVDENCGDVSSDGAQSLVVEKSLAKKEAAAKDPSNAAMQLEFDDNKCKHGKEGIVERSSLQSGKKGSSSRVEVGKSSVKKTKKSEKGSGTEATDTVMKDVGDNSAKEKENIAVDNESRKVGSGGDQSPVARKKVAKSAKTGTKAEKESKQLRVNPLASRKVFQDQEHEPKFFIVSGPRSQRNEYQQIIRRLKGKCCRDSHQWSYQATHFIAPEIRRTEKFFAAAASGSWILKTDYVADSKEAGKLLQEEPYEWHSSGLSADGAINLESPKKWRLVREKTGHGALYGLRIVVYGDCTIPCLDTLKRAVKAGDGTILATAPPYTRFLNQNTDFALISPGMPRDDVWIQEFIRHEIPCVLSDYLVEYVCKPGYALDKHVLYNTNSWAEKSFNKMQLRADLCVYH
- a CDS encoding transcription coactivator; its protein translation is MVELMGGQFSKPLVANRVTHLICYKFEGEKYELAKRIKRIKLVNHRWLEDCLKNWKLLPEVDYEISGYELDIMEASARDSEDEAEDASVKPANTSPLGLRVGAVPAVEISKPGGKDFPLEEGSSLCNTSKDNWLTPKRTDRPFEAMVSTDLGVAQQHNYVSPIRVANKTPEQGMSKMETDGSTSINRSIRRHSSLATYSRKTLQRSPETDTLGKESSGQNRSLRMDDKGLKASSAFNTSASKSGSSMERTSLFRDLGKIDMLHGEEFPPMMPQAKFTDGSVSRKDSLRVHHNSEASIPPPSSLLLQELRPSSPNDNLRPVMSISDPTESEEAGHKSPTSELNTKLLSSNVVPMVDALSTAENIISNCAWDEIPEKSLTERMTENVLLQEQRSGSPKQNLSVVPNLREAAHELDLSDSAARLFNSGVVPMEADIRTPENSTMKGALDEVPERSVTDPVMRRSSTSPGSGLIRMKDKQETELTTKKTAPKKSLGTRGRKKNPINQKGSIYLSEPSPTDERNVCLNKGKVSAPVTGNSNQKEISSPVLNTEVVQDMAKHIDTETEALQGIDSVDNKSLAPEEKDHLVLDLMVNQDKLQAKTPEAADAEVEITVLERELNDVPTEDPSDGALQSEVDKNTSKRKREAGVGKNSLQRGKKGSSFTAKVGKSRVKKTKISRKENDIKANGTLMKDGGDNSADGKENLALEHENGKVSSGGDQSLVAGETLTRKEAATKDPSYAAAQLEVDTKKGKRRKQATVEENRLQTPSVKKAKVSKKEDGAKANNTVKKDIWIHSAEVKENVAVDENCGDVSSDGAQSLVVEKSLAKKEAAAKDPSNAAMQLEFDDNKCKHGKEGIVERSSLQSGKKGSSSRVEVGKSSVKKTKKSEKGSGTEATDTVMKDVGDNSAKEKENIAVDNESRKVGSGGDQSPVARKKVAKSAKTGTKAEKESKQLRVNPLASRKVFQDQEHEPKFFIVSGPRSQRNEYQQIIRRLKGKCCRDSHQWSYQATHFIAPEIRRTEKFFAAAASGSWILKTDYVADSKEAGKLLQEEPYEWHSSGLSADGAINLESPKKWRLVREKTGHGALYGLRIVVYGDCTIPCLDTLKRAVKAGDGTILATAPPYTRFLNQNTDFALISPGMPRDDVWIQEFIRHEIPCVLSDYLVEYVCKPGYALDKHVLYNTNSWAEKSFNKMQLRADLCVYH
- a CDS encoding CTP synthase family protein, giving the protein MKYVLVTGGVVSGLGKGVTASSIGVVLKACGLGVTSIKIDPYLNTDAGTMSPFEHGEVFVLDDGGEVDLDLGNYERFLDVTLTKDNNITTGKIYQSVLDKERKGDYLGKTVQVVPHITDAIKDWIESVSLIPVDGKEGQADVCVIELGGTVGDIESMPFIEALRQLSFSVGPDNFCLIHVSLIPVLGVVGEQKTKPTQHTVRELRALGLTPHFLACRSAQPLLESTKAKLSQFCHVAAANILNIHDVPNIWHVPLLLRNQNAHHSILKQLNLTNVATAPDLDSWNKMAETFDNLTNHVSIYTDTFSFTSLDFSYFCYAQVQIAMVGKYIGLTDSYLSVVKALLHACIACSLKPHIEWIAASDLEDESEKSTPEAHAAAWKILKSAECILVPGGFGDRGVSGMVLAAKYARENKIPYLGICLGMQIAVIEFARSVLGLERANSTEFDAQTSDPVVIFMPEGSRTHMGSTMRLGSRRTHLHNRDSLTSKLYGQVSYVDERHRHRYEVNPEVAQALEEAGLRFVGKDDTGKRVEVIEFQDHPFYVGVQFHPEFKSRPTRPSPLFLGFILAARKLLQAHLSN